A window of the Arachis duranensis cultivar V14167 chromosome 5, aradu.V14167.gnm2.J7QH, whole genome shotgun sequence genome harbors these coding sequences:
- the LOC107489943 gene encoding miraculin, whose product MNTTFMALLFLLIFLITKPMLGSAGGAPEQVVDTSGKVVRAGVNYHFVPASPNVIGGLAFTSIGIFTCPLAVIFANDSKGLPLVFTPVNSKKGVVRVNTDLNINFAYGDSMCPQSTVWNVGSRDNSTGQRFLTIDGVIGNPGRKTVANWFKIRKYENGYKLVYCPSVCKDCYYKCSDIGIYVDQFGNKRLALSNVPYKVWFQPV is encoded by the coding sequence ATGAACACAACATTTATGGCACTATtgttccttcttattttcttgATCACAAAACCAATGTTAGGTTCAGCCGGTGGTGCACCGGAACAAGTGGTTGACACATCCGGCAAGGTCGTTCGAGCCGGCGTAAATTACCATTTTGTCCCTGCTTCTCCGAATGTAATAGGTGGCCTTGCCTTCACTAGCATAGGTATATTCACATGTCCTCTTGCTGTTATATTTGCCAATGACTCCAAAGGCCTACCATTGGTGTTTACCCCAGTTAACTCTAAGAAAGGCGTTGTTCGTGTCAACACAGATCTCAACATTAACTTCGCATACGGCGATTCGATGTGTCCTCAGTCCACAGTGTGGAATGTTGGCAGCCGTGATAACTCGACCGGACAGAGGTTTTTGACCATCGACGGCGTTATCGGAAACCCTGGTAGAAAAACTGTTGCTAATTGGTTCAAGATTAGGAAGTATGAGAATGGTTATAAGCTAGTTTATTGTCCAAGTGTGTGCAAAGATTGTTACTATAAATGTAGTGACATAGGGATATATGTCGACCAATTTGGTAATAAGCGTTTAGCTCTTAGCAATGTTCCATACAAAGTTTGGTTCCAACCTGTGTGA
- the LOC107489941 gene encoding kunitz trypsin inhibitor 5, giving the protein MKSIILLLIILFVFCTQFLLGEAGPSPEQVVDTEGKKVRTGIEYYIRPVPTTPCDGRGPCVVGSGFVLVARSANETCPLNVVVVEGFRGQAVIFTPVNPKKGVIRVSTDLNIKTNLTTICTESTVWKLDDFDSSSGQWFVTTGGVIGNPGKDTISNWFKIEKYDDDYKLVFCPTVCDFCKPLCKNVGVFVDTNGNRRVALTDQPYKIRFQPSA; this is encoded by the coding sequence atgaaatcaataattttattattgatcattctttttgttttctgtacTCAATTTTTGTTAGGTGAAGCCGGTCCTTCACCTGAACAAGTAGTTGATACAGAAGGCAAAAAAGTTCGAACCGGCATAGAATATTACATCCGACCGGTTCCTACGACTCCATGCGACGGTCGAGGACCATGTGTGGTTGGTAGCGGCTTTGTTCTCGTAGCACGGTCAGCAAACGAGACTTGTCCTCTAAATGTTGTTGTGGTGGAAGGTTTTCGAGGTCAAGCAGTGATATTTACACCGGTTAACCCTAAGAAAGGCGTTATTAGGGTTTCCACCGATCTGAACATAAAGACCAACTTGACAACAATTTGTACCGAGTCAACGGTGTGGAAGCTTGATGACTTTGATTCTTCAAGTGGACAATGGTTTGTTACAACCGGTGGTGTTATAGGAAACCCCGGCAAAGATACAATTAGCAATTGGTTTAAGATTGAGAAGTATGATGATGATTACAAGCTTGTGTTTTGTCCCACGGTGTGTGATTTTTGCAAGCCACTTTGCAAGAATGTTGGTGTGTTTGTGGATACCAATGGAAACCGCCGTGTAGCTCTCACCGATCAGCCATACAAAATTCGGTTCCAGCCATCagcttaa
- the LOC107489945 gene encoding miraculin, which translates to MMRTLLSFALLFALCTQPLLGEAQTNPGGPISEPVKDTSGNNVRAGADYFIRPVTTIPAICRRPGCGTGFALASTTPNKTCPLNVVVVGGNGQPVKFTPVSPNKDGVITTSTDLNVRFDVKTNCAESTVWRLQSDGSTGKRIVSTGGVIGNPGKNTISNWFKILKDGNDYSLQFCPTVCNTCRPACGNIGVVQDSNGNVLVGISDQPYKIRFQKSS; encoded by the coding sequence ATGATGAGAACACTCCTttcctttgctcttctttttgCTTTATGCACCCAACCCTTACTTGGTGAAGCTCAAACCAACCCTGGTGGCCCAATAAGTGAGCCAGTGAAGGACACAAGTGGCAATAATGTCCGGGCCGGCGCGGACTATTTTATCCGGCCGGTCACAACAATCCCAGCCATTTGTCGCCGGCCGGGATGTGGCACTGGCTTTGCCCTTGCATCAACAACACCAAACAAGACCTGCCCCCTCAATGTTGTGGTCGTAGGGGGCAACGGCCAACCGGTGAAATTCACACCGGTTAGCCCTAACAAGGACGGTGTCATTACAACCTCTACTGACTTGAACGTCAGATTTGATGTCAAGACGAATTGTGCCGAGTCCACGGTGTGGAGGCTACAAAGTGATGGCTCAACCGGAAAAAGGATTGTGAGCACTGGTGGTGTTATAGGAAACCCTGGAAAGAACACAATTAGTAATTGGTTCAAGATTTTGAAGGATGGTAATGATTACAGCCTTCAATTCTGCCCTACGGTTTGCAATACTTGTAGGCCAGCTTGTGGGAACATTGGTGTGGTTCAAGATAGTAATGGGAACGTTCTTGTTGGTATCTCTGATCAACCATACAAAATTCGGTTCCAGAAATCTTCCTAA
- the LOC107489944 gene encoding putative pentatricopeptide repeat-containing protein At1g12700, mitochondrial — protein MMLRSSTRASLRFFPQYTQLGILSSPKSFRFPITPSYSTHIHALKDRPYLVDSIRNLQNLDSALHLFDKMLSMNPLPCVNDFNFLFSSIVKMKHYIAAISSIKHVFSLGFKSDIFTLNIVVNCLCRLNHTPFAFSVVGMMFKIGLEPNVVTFNTIVNGLCIEGNVDYAIWFVDHMDNMGYQPDNHSFGAIINGLCKIGKTPAAIMILRKTETRNCKPSVDVAGYNAILDSLCKDGMVSEALSLFSEMTTKGIQPSTITYNRLIQGLCTFSRWQEAASLLSERKQKGIMPDTYTFNILVDALCKEGKISSVRAILGQMVRMGEEPNVVTYNSMIAGYCCQNQMEEAMKVFDLMVHKGCLPDDNTYTTLIHGWCKIKRIDKAIYLLDEMINKGLNLNVVTWNTLIYGFCKVGKPLAAKELFFTMHKFGQHPNLQSCATILDGLFKCHLFSDAISLFRDMETNNLDLNIVIYNVVLEGMCNTRKLNDACELFSCLPAKGLKPDLYTYAIMIQGLCREGLVVDAEELLMNMEEDGCLPDSCTYNVFVQGLLRRNDVPRSIKYLQIMKDKGFAADATTMELLVDYISAHKEENAFLEFAQKIV, from the coding sequence ATGATGTTGCGTTCTTCAACAAGAGCTTCTCTGCGTTTCTTTCCGCAGTATACTCAATTAGGTATTCTTTCTAGTCCCAAATCCTTCCGTTTTCCCATTACTCCCTCTTATTCCACTCATATTCATGCCCTTAAGGACAGACCCTATCTCGTAGATTCTATTAGGAATCTCCAGAACCTTGATTCTGCTCTGCAtctgtttgacaaaatgctttcCATGAACCCTTTGCCATGCGTGAATGACTTTAACTTCTTGTTTAGCTCTATTGTTAAGATGAAGCATTACATAGCTGCCATTTCTTCAATCAAACATGTGTTCTCCTTAGGATTCAAATCGGACATTTTTACTCTCAATATTGTCGTCAATTGTCTGTGCCGTTTGAATCACACACCCTTTGCCTTCTCCGTGGTGGGGATGATGTTCAAAATTGGCTTGGAGCCCAATGTGGTCACATTTAACACCATTGTTAATGGTCTTTGTATTGAAGGCAATGTGGATTATGCTATTTGGTTTGTTGACCACATGGATAACATGGGATATCAACCCGACAACCACTCTTTTGGAGCAATCATAAATGGTTTGTGCAAAATTGGCAAAACCCCTGCTGCCATTATGATTCTAAGGAAGACAGAAACAAGAAACTGCAAACCAAGTGTTGACGTTGCAGGTTATAACGCAATTCTGGATAGTCTTTGCAAGGATGGGATGGTATCTGAGGCTTTGAGTCTATTCTCGGAAATGACAACGAAAGGTATACAACCCTCTACGATCACTTACAATCGCTTGATTCAAGGACTCTGTACTTTCAGCAGATGGCAAGAGGCTGCGTCTTTACTGAGCGAGAGGAAACAAAAGGGAATCATGCCCGATACATATACTTTCAATATTTTGGTGGATGCTCTTTGTAAAGAGGGAAAGATTTCAAGTGTTAGAGCCATACTTGGTCAAATGGTTCGAATGGGAGAGGAGCCTAACGTTGTCACCTATAACTCAATGATTGCTGGTTATTGTTGCCAAAATCAAATGGAGGAGGCCATGAAAGTATTTGATTTGATGGTTCACAAGGGATGCCTACCAGATGACAACACTTATACTACATTAATCCATGGATGGTGCAAGATCAAAAGGATTGATAAGGCTATTTATCTCTTGGATGAAATGATCAATAAAGGTTTAAATCTGAATGTTGTGACTTGGAATACTCTTATCTATGGATTTTGCAAAGTGGGGAAACCGTTAGCTGCTAAAGAATTGTTTTTTACAATGCACAAGTTTGGTCAACATCCTAATCTACAGAGCTGTGCCACTATATTGGATGGCCTATTCAAATGCCATTTGTTTTCTGACGCAATATCATTATTTAGAGATATGGAGACAAATAATTTGGATCTTAATATTGTAATTTACAACGTGGTGCTCGAGGGGATGTGCAATACTAGAAAACTAAATGATGCATGTGAACTCTTCTCTTGTCTTCCAGCAAAAGGCTTGAAACCTGATCTATATACTTATGCAATAATGATCCAAGGTCTATGTAGGGAAGGACTTGTGGTTGATGCTGAAGAGTTACTGATGAATATGGAAGAGGATGGCTGCTTGCCAGATAGCTGCACATATAATGTCTTCGTCCAAGGATTACTGCGTAGAAATGATGTGCCAAGGTCAATAAAATATCTTCAGATTATGAAAGACAAAGGTTTTGCAGCAGATGCCACCACCATGGAATTGCTTGTAGATTATATCTCTGCCCACAAAGAAGAGAATGCTTTTCTGGAATTTGCACAGAAAATTGTTTGA